The Nicotiana tomentosiformis chromosome 2, ASM39032v3, whole genome shotgun sequence genome includes the window ACTATTCCACTAATTACCTACACATGTACCGGATAACTCTGACCTCAAAGGCTTAGGCAGATGAGAAGAATCATCTGATTCTTTTTTTGCCTTTGCTGGGATTATATTTTAACTTAGACCTCATGATTGGGTTAGAGAATTTTCAACCCATTGATTTTAGTATTTTGGATAAAAATGGGTATGAATAGAGCGGAATGGATGTAGAGAATTTATATAGCTAGCTAACCCCAACTAGTTTGTAATTGAGGTGTAGTTTATTGATTGAAATTGATTATGTTATTCTTGTCATTGAAATGAGATTTTCTTACTTGCTAGAAGATTTTGTGGAACTCTTTCTTTCACAACTCCACTGATTTTACCTTTTTTGTTATGATTGTTTGTTTGGATATGCTGATGATTAGTAAGTTACTGGGTCTTCTTTAGTGGGTGCATTGTGCTAGTAGCATTACTTTAACTGATGCATCTCTAGAGTTAAACCATCCCTCGTGTAAAAAATGAATTGCAAGGCAATTATCATAACAAGGTACCCAGTGGTATAGTCGAGATTTCTGAAAGTAGGCCCGGACACCACCATTAtcgagaagaaaaaaaaaaaaggaattgcaTGACCAAATGTATTTCCAGCAACTTAATTTTGTGACCATCATTGTTCTTGCATCTTTCTAAGATGGGTGAATGATAAATCCTCTTGAGCGACATTGATCCTAGAACCACATTAGGTCCCTTTGGGTGGGAGTACAAATTTTGCTTACCTCATTTCTGCGTTAACCAGTGTTTAATTTATTGACattgtctcttcttcttctttgaatttcttaaattcaatcttttacttcatttaaTAGGAATCTATGAGGCCCTCGAGTTGAGAGATGGAGGGTCTGACTACCTGGGAAAGGGTGTTTCAAAGGTAGGTATTACATTGCAAAGTGCCTGTATTGTGATTGTGTGGTTACCTGCCGAttactcatttgccatgttatgTTCTTGTAGGCTGTTAACAATGTCAACTCAATTATTGCTCCATCTCTCGTTGGCAAGGTTTGTTTTCTCCACTATTTACTTCCTTTGGCAACGTTTGTTTTCTCCACTATTTACTTCCTTTGTGTATGGAGTATCTTTTGTGTAAAACATTGTTGCTGGTTCATTGCTTAGGTGAAGGGAAAACTTTGGAGCTATATTGTACGGATAACGTATTTGATATGCaagttattattattctgcaGGACCCAACAGACCAGACTGGTATTGATAACTTCATGGTTCATCAGCTTGATGGAACTCAAAATGAGTGGGGTTGGTGCAAGCAGAAGGTATTCGAGAGAATATGATCTAAGCATTAACTTCACTTGCTATTTCCAAAAGGTCTCCAATCACCAATTTACCTGCATTTACTTTTTTCCAGCTCGGCGCAAATGCCATCCTTGCTGTGTCACTTGCAGTGTGCAAAGCTGGTGCTGCTGTCAAGAACATTCCGCTTTATAAGGTACATATTGCCTAATGAAGTTCATGGATTCTAATGCTCATTGTTCCTGTAATCAACATCTTAAGTCTGCAAATGGAGCCTCAATAAGCAAGATTGAGATCCCAAGGACCTCCATTTCCCTATCCAACATGGGACTAACctctatattttaaatttgtcatTCTCGTTTACATGGATAAGTACTTCAGTTGAAGTTCATTTTAACTGATAAGATCTCTAGCTCACTATGTTTCTCCTGGATAGTGCAATTAGGGGTTTACTTGCGATTGGATTCATCTCTGATCATGAGTTACGTACGATTTGAACTACCTATTTGCAGCATATTGCTGACCTAGCCGGTAACAAGAAGTTGGTATTGCCTGTTCCTGCTTTCAATGTGATCAATGGTGGATCCCATGCTGGAAACAAACTTGCTATGCAGGCATGTTATATTTCTGTGTTGATAATGTAGTTAAGTCTTTTTAGGTAATAAGATTCTCATTTGTATTTATCTGCAGGAATTTATGATTCTTCCAGTTGGAGCTTCTAGTTTCAAGGAGGCTATGAAGATGGGTTGTGAAGTGTATCATCATTTGAAGGTTTGACACAGTTGTCCGGCTTCTATTACCTTCataaattttttttatcaaaCAGCCCATTGACAATATGTGCAACGTATCATGAAAGATGgtgatattttcttttattgattAGCTCTATTCAGGCTTGCAATGGAGTATTAACATTGTCCCAAAAAGTTCCTTATCCTCATTGATCTGGATCTTTCTGTAAACAAACTTCTATTTTATAGGCTGTGATTAAGAAAAAGTATGGACAAGATGCCACTAATGTTGGTGATGAGGGTGGTTTCGCTCCTAATATCCAGGTGAATATAATCGTATGCTGGTTACAACAATTTGTTGAATGTTTACCTTCTTTCACATATTATTGTTTATAAAATTCAGGAGAACAAGGAGGGCCTTGAATTGCTCAAGACAGCCATTGATAAAGCAGGTTATACTGGAAAAGTGAGTTCTTAATTCCTACTTGAACACCAccaccaccccccccccccccccaccaaaCCTTCTCTTTGTTTTCGTATATGCTGCTAAGTAAGTGGAAGCtaagattatttttttttaatttaggtTGTAATTGGCATGGATGTTGCCGCATCTGAATTCTATGGAAAGGACAAAACTTATGATCTGAACTTCAAAGAAGAGGTAAGTTCTTGCCGGCAAGGCCCTAAAACTGAATGGAACTGGAAAATTTGTGTTGCATCCTTTTCAATATTATGTCTAGGATTTTATCTCTATGAAAGAACTCTGACCTGGTTTTTCTACAATATCATTTATGAGTAAAGCTACATTATTTTCGAATATCTATGTGCAAAAATGAACATGTTAAACCTAACCTTTTTTGGTGAAAAAATGGcttatacataatactctcattGTGCATTCATAAAAATATTATCAGCTTTAGTCAGTGCTATCCACTAACTGGGAATGAATAACTAATGGATATGCAAAGGACGAGATAGAAGAGACTTTACTTTGTTTATGGAGGTAATTTAGAGTAAATTCTCAACTTGAATTGACATTTGCTCCTTTTTTTTCATCTTCGCAGAACAATAATGGCTCACAAAAGATCTCAGGTGACCAGCTCAAAGATTTGTACAAGTCATTCGTGTCTGAGTACCCTATTGTTTCAATTGAAGATCCATTTGACCAAGATGACTGGGAAACCTACGCTAAGCTCACTGCTGAGATTGGGGAGAAAGTACAGATCGTGGGAGATGACCTCCTTGTTACCAATCCTAAGGTAAGATTGAAGTGTCTAAAAGCAACTTGATGCTTCCTTGTTTAGAGCTGTGTGCTTTGAGCTTCCATTGAAAAGGAAATATATAGTGCACTTCTTTCTTGTGCCTGTTGAGCTATTTTCCATATGCCTTCTAAGACTTAGATATTTGTTCATTATGTATGTGCAGAGGGTTGCTAAGGCAATCGAGGGGAAGACTTGCAATGCGCTTCTTCTTAAGGTATCATTGAATCATCTATGTCAGCGTTGTTGTCAACGTTTCGTCTTTGACTTGGGGATTATACTGCATCCTCATTTCATGTACAGGTTAACCAAATTGGAAGTGTGACTGAGAGTATTGAAGCTGTAAAAATGTCTAAGCGGGCTGGTTGGGGGGTGATGACCAGTCACCGCAGGTGAGAAGATTATCATTCTCTGAAATGGGCTTAGAAACTTAATTAAACATGCTTGTTATATATATGAAACTTGTTAATGAACTTATGTTATTTGCTCAGTGGAGAGACAGAGGATACCTTCATCGCTGATCTTGCTGTGGGTTTATCAACTGTAAGTTTGTTAACAAAACATTCTAAGATTGTTTTGTCTGTATTTTAATTTGTTACTCCTTGGTATTAATTATTATTATCCTGGGAATTTCCAGGGACAAATCAAGACTGGAGCTCCCTGCAGGTCAGAGCGTCTCGCAAAGTATAACCAGGTAGTAATTATCCCATTAGCTATTTCCCTCCACCAAATTGCATTCATGGAGTTGTACAACACTTCTTTCCGTATATTCTTTGCACCAGCAGTTCTGATTTTTGATTCTTTTCACACAGCTTTTGAGAATTGAAGAGGAACTTGGGTCAGATGCCATTTATGCTGGAGCAAGCTTCCGTGTACCTGTTGAGCCCTACTAAACTTGATCTGGTATTGTGAGATGTAGTCTCTCTTTGGCTTAATAAATCGCCATGCATATGAGTTATCTTAGATGGTCTATGACCAGCTTTTTTCAACAGTTGTTTGTTCTGAGGTTTAACAGTGCTGAACTCATGAGAAACAGTTCCTATGGGCTATGAGCATGTTTCATTTTTTGGCTGCTGGTTTTGTAACGGGGAATACAGATCATAGTAATTCTTAAATTGATGTTTTCATAGTTTTGGTGTTGCATACCTTCAGATCTCTAGTGTTATAACTCTCTTTAGCAGATCAATCAAGAAACAAGCTCAGGCCACGTAAAATTTTATCTGGCATCTAGCTTCTCAAATGAGGGTTGGTTTCTCTAAAAGAACAAACGATCTACACACTTACATTGCTTCTCTGCATGCCCCTCGTTAATGCACATTTCGGGTGCAGTCTCAGGACTATCCAGATTCATCAGTTAGGACTTGGGAAGTTACATTGATGACTAGTATCAAGGAATCACTGTTTGAAATCTGCCTGGGGAGAATGGTCCTTCTAATTTCAGTGTTAAAGAGTTTAGACCTGTGTTCAAATTTTTGGCTAATATTACTGCTAGTCATTTTTTTTGTCTGTTACCATATGGCATCCATTCACAAGCGTTTTTTTTATCAGCATTTTGAGGTAAAAATGCTTAATATGCTGTTAGTAATAAAAGGAGAGTGCTGCTGATAGGTAGGATGCCAAGAGTGTTGCTCCCATTGTAATCACACTTTGTTGCATTAATGATAGATATGTTAAAACAATTGTTATAGGAAATCAAAATAAAGAATTTGTAAAACACAAGAAATATTGAGTATTATGAAAGTGGTGGCGGAGGTAGGAATTTTACTATGAAGATTCAAAAAGATGTTCGTCCAGTTTAGggattaataatttatacatatacatagaTTTTTACCTATATACAAAGTCAATTTTTCAGCCAAGGAGAATTAgttgcccccccccccctccgTGGTTGTATCACTGTTAAATAGTGAAACCGGAAGTAAAATCTTTAAAGTTGTTTTTGTAATAATTTACTAGTGAGGGGGATTATTTGGttcaaattttaaccaaaaaaacCAAACCAACTTCACtggttcttttttgattttgtcgATTTTTTTCGTAACTCATGAAAGACAAATTCAATCCACTAATACTTTTCCGCAGAAAGAAATTCAATCTTTAGTGCTATGGACGCAATATTTTATAAGTCAATACATGTGTGTGCGCGCGTGTTTAGCAAAAATTGAGCAAATAGACAGTTTtatgatctattaaaattatTAGATGAGAAATTTTCTTCGTAATACATAATAATTGTTCCGTTTTTTAATTTAACAGCACACTTACATTCATATATACTTCCAAGTTTCAAACTAAAATTGAATCAAGTAAAATGAATAAACAGATGACTCCCAATAGCTTTTCAATATAGAACGCAAgacataatataaaaaataagcaATGATATGCTTTGGTTTTTTTTTTAAGAATAGTCAATAAGACATCTTAAATTAGAAAAGGATATATGAGTCTGATAAATTCCTAACTTGTTCAATAAATGAACGAACAAAGAGACTTAGTTTTTAAACACACTTGACAAGAGAGAGATTATACATGATAAAATCAAgcattttaaaaaacaaaaatagatCTTCTATAGTATTTCATATTTACTTCTACATCCCAAACAAGAATCATGAATGTATCTAGGAGAGTCTGTTAAAGAATCAACCTCTCTCTATTTCCAAACTAACCAAACAGCCACTCAATAATAGCTACATCCCCACGCCCAGCTAgagatcccccccccccccccccccccgaatacAAGCCGGCACTCGCTGACATTCCGAATGGTGTCTCCGTGGAGGAAGACAAGACCCAAAAGAACTCCTTCAAGGAGATCCTATTGGAAAACAAAACTTGGTTTTTTCCACCTCCTATGGGATACACTCATCTCCAACACAATGCCCCAATTTTGAATTGAACGCATGGAATATCCCAATTCTACTCTCCAATGAGGACAAAACCAGATTATACCAGCCATGAAAATACTCATTAATTATCAAACTCTTTGGGGAAAAAAATCCTCACCAGCTACTGAAAGCAAAACTCGTCCATCTATGGAAACCAACTAAACCACTCATACTCATTGATCTAGGATGGAACTTCTTCATAGTTAAATTAAACACTGAAGAAAGCATGAGCAAAGTCTTAAGCGGGGGACCATAGTTTGTAGCTGGTCACTTCCTATCAATCTGTCAATGGGAACCCAATTTTGTTCCGGCGAAATCAAATCTATCAATAACCGCAGTATGGATAAGGTTACCATAATTACCAACTGAATTTTATGACAAATCCATTTTGGAACAAGTAGGAAACAGGATAGGCAAACTACTGAAAAATGATACATGTACCTCATCT containing:
- the LOC104114313 gene encoding enolase — encoded protein: MATIKSLKARQIFDSRGNPTVEVDVHLSNGVWARAAVPSGASTGIYEALELRDGGSDYLGKGVSKAVNNVNSIIAPSLVGKDPTDQTGIDNFMVHQLDGTQNEWGWCKQKLGANAILAVSLAVCKAGAAVKNIPLYKHIADLAGNKKLVLPVPAFNVINGGSHAGNKLAMQEFMILPVGASSFKEAMKMGCEVYHHLKAVIKKKYGQDATNVGDEGGFAPNIQENKEGLELLKTAIDKAGYTGKVVIGMDVAASEFYGKDKTYDLNFKEENNNGSQKISGDQLKDLYKSFVSEYPIVSIEDPFDQDDWETYAKLTAEIGEKVQIVGDDLLVTNPKRVAKAIEGKTCNALLLKVNQIGSVTESIEAVKMSKRAGWGVMTSHRSGETEDTFIADLAVGLSTGQIKTGAPCRSERLAKYNQLLRIEEELGSDAIYAGASFRVPVEPY